The following proteins are co-located in the Acidimicrobiales bacterium genome:
- a CDS encoding response regulator transcription factor, whose amino-acid sequence MHILVVEDDARIVSFIEKGLAAEGYATSVARDGESASGLLARADASFDLVLLDLGLPGVSGEEVLRSVRSRASRLPVIVLTARAETEDKVRVLNLGANDYVTKPFSFEELLARIRSAVRVSTQQVATELTVGDLVLDLLTKVARRGDRQIELAPREWALLELFMRHPTHVMTRTRIMNDVFGYDFDTGTNVVDVYVGYLRRKINAPGEETYIKTVRGAGYRFTTP is encoded by the coding sequence ATGCACATCCTCGTCGTCGAAGACGATGCCCGGATCGTCTCGTTCATCGAGAAGGGCCTCGCGGCCGAGGGATACGCGACCTCGGTTGCGCGAGACGGCGAGTCCGCATCAGGGCTGTTGGCGCGCGCCGACGCCTCCTTCGACCTGGTCCTGCTCGATCTCGGCCTCCCCGGCGTCTCCGGGGAGGAGGTCCTGCGGTCGGTCCGCTCCCGTGCCTCTCGACTCCCGGTCATCGTCCTCACCGCTCGGGCCGAGACCGAGGACAAGGTGCGCGTGCTCAATCTCGGTGCGAACGACTACGTCACCAAGCCGTTCTCCTTCGAAGAGCTGCTCGCTCGTATCCGGTCGGCGGTGCGGGTGAGCACTCAACAGGTCGCAACTGAGCTCACGGTTGGCGACCTCGTCCTCGACCTGTTGACCAAGGTCGCCCGACGCGGCGACCGGCAGATCGAGCTGGCGCCACGAGAGTGGGCGCTCCTCGAGCTCTTCATGCGCCACCCCACCCACGTCATGACGCGGACGCGGATCATGAACGACGTGTTCGGCTATGACTTCGACACCGGCACCAATGTCGTCGACGTCTACGTCGGTTATCTCCGGCGCAAGATCAACGCACCGGGTGAGGAGACCTACATCAAGACCGTACGAGGAGCCGGATACCGGTTCACCACCCCATAG
- a CDS encoding HAMP domain-containing sensor histidine kinase has translation MRLHRVGSAGRLAAFHAVVLATAIGVVTVALLRSFSASYEAAAASEIGVQLRQFGQAAQARPASESFRTFSIRFLQTHSLAAGDSVVVAVVGAGLVVTGDSDRLVHDPQIARWFVTPPFATDTFSATVGRTPLEIVAAPIWSGGTAIGTYIAATDLGPFASERSRVLALSLAEGAVALLVGVASAFFLLRRLLRTVGRITEAAEEIGSGDLDQRLGDPQIDDEVGELARTFDSMLDHLQAAMIGQRRLLSDVSHQLRTPLTVVRGHLEVLGRTGTNDAAAVRETVMLVIDELDRMAVLIERLLMLGRAMEPDLLKVAAIDLREFLGSIVESVAVLAPRRFILAAMPRLAIAADPEQLRGAIVNLLENAIHATGQDDAIALGAEQDPFSGDVSVVVEDSGGGIPESEREAALERFARPGARTAGGSGLGLAIAKAVAIAHGGEISVDESPTFGGARVAIVLPRTSVLTSMR, from the coding sequence TTGCGGCTGCACCGCGTCGGTTCCGCTGGCCGCCTCGCGGCCTTTCACGCGGTCGTGCTCGCGACGGCGATCGGCGTCGTCACCGTCGCCTTACTCCGCAGCTTCTCGGCCAGCTATGAGGCGGCCGCTGCCTCCGAGATCGGCGTTCAGCTCCGCCAGTTCGGGCAGGCGGCGCAGGCCCGACCGGCAAGTGAGAGCTTCCGCACCTTTTCCATCCGGTTTCTCCAGACCCATTCGCTCGCTGCGGGCGACTCGGTCGTGGTGGCAGTCGTCGGTGCGGGGCTCGTCGTCACGGGCGACTCGGACCGCTTGGTCCACGATCCCCAGATCGCGCGCTGGTTTGTGACGCCACCGTTTGCGACCGACACCTTCTCCGCGACCGTCGGTCGGACACCGCTCGAGATCGTCGCGGCACCCATCTGGTCGGGAGGGACGGCGATCGGCACCTACATTGCCGCAACCGATCTCGGACCCTTCGCGTCGGAGCGATCGAGGGTGCTCGCGCTCTCGCTCGCCGAAGGTGCAGTCGCCCTGCTCGTGGGGGTGGCCAGTGCGTTCTTCCTACTGCGGCGCCTCCTGCGCACGGTCGGCAGGATCACCGAAGCGGCCGAGGAGATCGGTAGCGGCGATCTCGACCAGCGCCTCGGTGATCCGCAGATCGATGACGAGGTGGGGGAGCTGGCAAGGACCTTCGATTCGATGCTCGACCACCTCCAAGCGGCGATGATTGGCCAACGACGTCTGCTCTCGGACGTCTCCCACCAGCTCCGCACGCCGCTCACCGTCGTCCGTGGTCATCTCGAGGTCCTCGGGCGAACCGGCACGAACGACGCGGCTGCGGTCCGAGAGACGGTGATGCTCGTGATCGACGAACTCGACCGTATGGCCGTGCTCATCGAACGGCTCTTGATGTTGGGACGCGCGATGGAGCCCGATCTGCTCAAGGTCGCCGCGATCGACCTGCGTGAGTTCCTCGGTTCGATCGTCGAGTCCGTGGCCGTCCTCGCTCCCCGACGGTTCATCCTGGCAGCGATGCCGCGGCTCGCGATCGCTGCAGACCCCGAGCAACTGCGCGGGGCAATCGTGAATCTGCTCGAGAACGCGATCCACGCCACTGGGCAAGACGACGCGATCGCCCTCGGAGCTGAACAAGATCCCTTCTCCGGCGACGTCTCCGTCGTCGTCGAAGACTCCGGAGGAGGGATACCCGAATCCGAGCGGGAGGCGGCGCTCGAGCGGTTCGCGCGGCCCGGTGCGCGCACCGCGGGTGGATCCGGGCTCGGGCTCGCGATCGCGAAAGCAGTCGCGATCGCTCATGGAGGCGAGATCTCCGTCGATGAGTCACCGACGTTCGGGGGTGCGCGCGTCGCGATCGTGCTCCCACGCACGAGCGTCCTCACCTCGATGCGCTAG
- a CDS encoding HAD-IB family hydrolase, protein MTAAHDGASAKGQVAAYFDLDKTVIAKASMAAFRGPLYSGGLLDRRALVRAAFAQIVYLHLGAAEHRQARIREVILTLSRGWSAERVGVIVEEALERVVEPIIYAEAMDLIDTHREAGHRVVIVSASPEEIVLPLARHLGVTEAIASRAALDARGRYTGEMAFYAYGPYKAEALRRHAAEHGVDLAESYAYSDSYTDVPMLESVGHPVAVNADRVLGRLARERGWESRHFNSPVRLRDRVRGHVRVSPPVVAISLGACVIGAAALVLGWWLGSNARVRRSG, encoded by the coding sequence GACGGGGCGAGCGCCAAAGGGCAGGTCGCGGCCTACTTCGACCTCGACAAAACGGTCATCGCCAAGGCCTCGATGGCGGCCTTCCGCGGTCCGCTCTACTCCGGAGGGCTCCTCGACCGGCGGGCCCTCGTGCGCGCCGCCTTCGCGCAGATCGTCTACCTCCACCTCGGGGCCGCCGAACATCGCCAGGCGCGCATCCGCGAGGTGATCCTCACCCTCAGCCGCGGCTGGTCGGCCGAACGGGTCGGCGTCATCGTCGAGGAGGCGCTCGAGCGGGTGGTCGAGCCGATCATCTACGCAGAGGCGATGGACCTCATCGACACGCACCGCGAGGCGGGCCACCGCGTGGTGATCGTCTCTGCCTCACCCGAGGAGATCGTCCTCCCCCTCGCCCGCCACCTCGGGGTCACCGAGGCGATCGCGTCGCGCGCCGCGCTCGACGCGCGCGGGCGCTACACGGGGGAGATGGCGTTCTACGCCTACGGCCCCTACAAGGCGGAGGCGCTCCGTCGCCATGCGGCCGAGCACGGGGTCGACCTCGCCGAGTCCTACGCCTACAGCGACTCGTACACCGACGTGCCGATGCTCGAGAGCGTCGGCCACCCCGTGGCGGTGAACGCCGATCGCGTCCTTGGCCGCCTCGCGCGCGAGCGGGGCTGGGAGAGCCGCCACTTCAACTCCCCCGTGCGCCTGCGCGACCGGGTGCGGGGACACGTACGCGTGTCACCGCCGGTCGTCGCAATCAGCCTCGGTGCCTGCGTGATCGGAGCGGCAGCGCTCGTGCTCGGCTGGTGGCTGGGCAGCAATGCCCGAGTCAGGCGAAGTGGCTGA